From Miscanthus floridulus cultivar M001 chromosome 15, ASM1932011v1, whole genome shotgun sequence, the proteins below share one genomic window:
- the LOC136507802 gene encoding uncharacterized protein, which produces MGKHLVKNGYMPGYTRWIYHGEAHRTREEVVRPRVKAFDDDAGVPDLLDDVHQALGVDKRKKEEMEVATKAFYEMMNSAQKPLYDRSSVSELDAIGRLEFTRQTWQGRRDPTPQETDTFLSKGAGPGRPNFISWFKRKAQTDVTISDELRQVANGYAIRVKSFNGYDVNGYRFQTTCYEQSRPNRKTTNSGVLTPDTDEVQYYGRIEEIYELSFHGSKTLNPVIFKCHWFDPGATRRTPNLGLVEIQPDSVYPGKHVYIVAQQAYQVYYMPYACQDEELKGWAILHKVSPYGKLPAPNDEDYNFNPSTYEGEFFQEEGLQGSFVIDLTEAIEMEVDNERVDDEDAGDEVHNVDDLQMLERLRLGNDNEDNIPPSISVDDLDNVDSDDETYDPDNPNNDDDF; this is translated from the exons atgggtaaacatcttgtgaagaatggatatatgccgggctacacccggtggatctaccatggtgaagcccatcgtacgagagaggaggtggtgagaccacgcgtcaaagcttttgatgatgatgccggtgtACCAGACTTGTTAGATGATGTTCACCAAGCACTCGGTGTTGACAAACgcaagaaggaggagatggaggtagCCACAAAGGCTTTCTACGAGATGATGAACTCTGCTCAGAAGCCCCTTTATGATCGGTCCTCGGTGTCTGAACttgatgccattggacgctt ggaattcACTCGTCAAACCTGGCAAGGACGAAGGGATCCAACCCCGCAGGAAACTGATACCTTTCTTTCAaagggtgcgggaccagggaggcccaatttcatttcttggttcaaacggaaggcCCAAACTGATGTTACTATAAGTGACgagttaagacaggttgcaaacggctatgccattagggtcaagtcatttaacggctacgacgtgaatggatatcgctttcaaacaacatgctacgagcagagtcggcccaatcgaaagaccacaaatagcggagttttaaCACCAGACACTGATGAGGTCcaatattatggaagaattgaggaaatctatgaactttcatttcatggttccaaaactcttaatcctgtcatattcaaatgccactggtttgatcctggagcaacgagacggacccctaatctaGGGCTAGTGGAGATTCAACCAGATTCCGTCTACCCAGGAAAACATGtttatattgtggctcaacaggcctacCAGGTGTATTATATGCCATATGCGTGCCAAGATGAAgagcttaagggttgggctattctgcacaaggtatcaccatatggtaaactacctgccccaaacgatgaagattacaacttcaatccAAGCACATATgagggagagttctttcaagaagaggggctacaaggaagctttgtgatagacttaaccgaagcgatagaaatggaagtagacaatgaaagggttgatgatgaggatgctggagaTGAGGTCCATAATGTGGATGacctacaaatgcttgagcgattacgtttaggcaatgacaatgaagacaacattcctccttcaatTAGTGTTGATgatttggacaatgttgatagcgatgatgagacctatgatccagatAATCCAAATAATGACGATGATTTCTAA